From one Lycium barbarum isolate Lr01 chromosome 6, ASM1917538v2, whole genome shotgun sequence genomic stretch:
- the LOC132600772 gene encoding uncharacterized protein LOC132600772 isoform X3: MKKDWFTPDQLESFWQKLQTETRDSSEDSAFSDGSFSGSQGMSAEPALRDEDASSGSGEDLNMLDGQSKHQTVTPNLGHRKATGAATVDSMLEIATTSKMSEATIMRNEERFAISKCIKVLDEMQGVDQSIYFFCIGFI; this comes from the exons ATGAAGAAAGACTGGTTTACTCCTGACCAGTTAGAAAGCTTTTGGCAAAAACTGCAGACTGAGACCAGGGATTCTTCTGAAGACTCAGCATTTTCTGATGGAAGCTTCTCAGGTTCTCAAG GCATGTCTGCTGAACCTGCTTTGAGGGATGAGGATGCTTCTTCAGGCTCAGGAGAGGACTTAAACATGTTAGATGGACAGAGTAAGCATCAAACGGTAACACCAAATTTGGGTCATCGCAAGGCAACTGGTGCTGCTACAGTTGATTCAATGCTGGAAATTGCAACCACTTCAAAGATGAGTGAAGCTACCATTATGAGGAATGAGGAGCGCTTTGCTATAAGCAAATGCATAAAAGTATTAGATGAAATGCAAGGCGTTGATCAAAGTATCTACTTTTTTTGCATTGGATTTATTTGA
- the LOC132600772 gene encoding uncharacterized protein LOC132600772 isoform X2, producing MQMKKDWFTPDQLESFWQKLQTETRDSSEDSAFSDGSFSGSQGMSAEPALRDEDASSGSGEDLNMLDGQSKHQTVTPNLGHRKATGAATVDSMLEIATTSKMSEATIMRNEERFAISKCIKVLDEMQGVDQSIYFFCIGFI from the exons ATGAAGAAAGACTGGTTTACTCCTGACCAGTTAGAAAGCTTTTGGCAAAAACTGCAGACTGAGACCAGGGATTCTTCTGAAGACTCAGCATTTTCTGATGGAAGCTTCTCAGGTTCTCAAG GCATGTCTGCTGAACCTGCTTTGAGGGATGAGGATGCTTCTTCAGGCTCAGGAGAGGACTTAAACATGTTAGATGGACAGAGTAAGCATCAAACGGTAACACCAAATTTGGGTCATCGCAAGGCAACTGGTGCTGCTACAGTTGATTCAATGCTGGAAATTGCAACCACTTCAAAGATGAGTGAAGCTACCATTATGAGGAATGAGGAGCGCTTTGCTATAAGCAAATGCATAAAAGTATTAGATGAAATGCAAGGCGTTGATCAAAGTATCTACTTTTTTTGCATTGGATTTATTTGA
- the LOC132600773 gene encoding calmodulin-like, whose protein sequence is MADQLTDDQISEFKEAFSLFDKDGDGCITTKELGTVMRSLGQNPTEAELQDMINEVDADGNGTIDFPEFLNLMARKMKDTDSEEELKEAFRVFDKDQNGFISAAELRHVMTNLGEKLTDEEVDEMIREADVDGDGQINYDEFVKVMMAKRRRRVEGSKRVNGRKKLKCTIL, encoded by the exons ATGGCAGATCAGCTTACTGATGATCAGATCTCTGAATTTAAAGAAGCATTTAGCCTATTTGACAAAGATGGAGATG GTTGCATCACAACTAAGGAGCTCGGGACCGTGATGCGGTCATTGGGGCAGAACCCAACTGAGGCTGAGCTTCAAGACATGATCAACGAAGTTGATGCTGATGGTAATGGGACCATTGACTTCCCTGAGTTCCTTAACCTGATGGCTCGCAAGATGAAGGACACTGATTCCGAGGAGGAGCTTAAGGAAGCTTTTAGAGTGTTTGACAAGGACCAGAATGGATTTATCTCTGCTGCTGAGCTTCGCCATGTCATGACAAACCTAGGTGAGAAGCTTACAGACGAAGAGGTCGATGAGATGATTCGTGAAGCTGACGTGGATGGTGATGGACAGATCAACTATGACGAGTTCGTCAAGGTCATGATGGCCAA GAGGAGAAGAAGAGTAGAAGGAAGTAAAAGAGTCAACGGAAGGAAAAAACTAAAATGCACAATCCTCTGA
- the LOC132600772 gene encoding uncharacterized protein LOC132600772 isoform X1 — MVLLLLTNGLSFSMPWTFHVPLQGNDTNCGKFVLYYISLFLESAPETFSIAEGYPYFMKKDWFTPDQLESFWQKLQTETRDSSEDSAFSDGSFSGSQGMSAEPALRDEDASSGSGEDLNMLDGQSKHQTVTPNLGHRKATGAATVDSMLEIATTSKMSEATIMRNEERFAISKCIKVLDEMQGVDQSIYFFCIGFI; from the exons ATGGTTCTGCTGTTACTTACTAATGGTCTCTCATTTAGCATGCCTTGGACGTTTCACGTTCCACTACAGGGAAATGATACCAACTGTGGTAAATTTGTTTTGTACTACATTAGCCTTTTCCTAGAGAGCGCTCCAGAAACTTTTAGCATTGCAGAAGGCTACCCTTACTTT ATGAAGAAAGACTGGTTTACTCCTGACCAGTTAGAAAGCTTTTGGCAAAAACTGCAGACTGAGACCAGGGATTCTTCTGAAGACTCAGCATTTTCTGATGGAAGCTTCTCAGGTTCTCAAG GCATGTCTGCTGAACCTGCTTTGAGGGATGAGGATGCTTCTTCAGGCTCAGGAGAGGACTTAAACATGTTAGATGGACAGAGTAAGCATCAAACGGTAACACCAAATTTGGGTCATCGCAAGGCAACTGGTGCTGCTACAGTTGATTCAATGCTGGAAATTGCAACCACTTCAAAGATGAGTGAAGCTACCATTATGAGGAATGAGGAGCGCTTTGCTATAAGCAAATGCATAAAAGTATTAGATGAAATGCAAGGCGTTGATCAAAGTATCTACTTTTTTTGCATTGGATTTATTTGA